The Leptodactylus fuscus isolate aLepFus1 chromosome 5, aLepFus1.hap2, whole genome shotgun sequence genome segment TCGGAGGAGGTCTGTGGGCTAAAATATAACTATAAAAGGATTATAAAGTGCAATGAGCCAGAGATGAGCAACTTCCACCTCAAATAGTTGCCATATGAGTCAGTGGCCATCCCACATGTGCTGCAGCCAGGACATCCAGTAACCACCCACAGGCTGAATGTATTGTTCTGGATGATACATGCTCATacatgaaactacaactctcaggctGTGCCCCTGGCAGGCAGAGAAGAGCTGGAGGTTACAGACTGGCACACAGCATGCCACGTGCAGAACAATGGCATAGTAAGGAGTGAATGACAATTACCCAGCCTCCGCTCTCCTGGAACCAGTCACTGTGCTCCCTGACCAGGAATTGGCTCAGCACCCCGGCCAGTTCCCTGGGGGTCCCCGCTTGGCGCTTCCGGTGCCTCTGTGCCAAGGTGCCAGCAAACACAATGAGTACGATGATCCTTCCCCAGTTCAGTCCTCCTTCCAGGGCCATCTCCCGGGCCACACGCTGCAGAATGGTGCACGGCTCCACGTCCAACTCCTCACAGGACTTGAAGAAGGCGCTATTCCCGAGGTGAACCTCCTGCGCCACTCGCCATAGGGACTCGGCCAGGGGAGAGGGCGGCTGGGGCCCATCATTGCCCAGGGAGCGCTGGATGTAATCCTCCACCAGCACACGGGTCTCCTCCTCTAGCTGCTCAGACATATTAGCAGGATGAGAGGCCACAAGGCGAGCACTCCATATAAGTGGCACAGACCACGCCCCCTGTCGGTGCTGCCTCGTACAACAAAGAGCCGTCAGCTGCTTCTTCTCTGCCCTTCAGTCAGTAACCGCTGTTCACACGAGTCGGCCTCGCTAATCTTTTCAGGTTTCACAAGCCCTGCAGCTTTTGTACGGACATTTCCCGTGTTACACGCCCCCCTCCCGGCCCTGATAGGCGGAGAGCACAGCACCCTCCATTCATTAGTCATAGTCATGAAAGAATCCTATTCATTGTGTGCTCGCTCCACACGCCCTCTGCTGGTCACACGAGAGTAGCACTGTCCTATTGTACTTCCGTCACCGCCTGTCACCCTGGAACACAATGTCCTGTCCCTGCTCGGAGTACACAGCTCACGTGACCTACCGCCCCGTGCAAACCATGCTTTCCATCACACCTCACTTTGTGACGTTTTGTAAAATTCCATAAACGTCCTGTGGAATATTTCTGCTCATTTTTACTTGGAACTGACTTGTCCCTCCACAATCTCAGACAGGAAGATGCTGAAGTCAATGTCTCTTCCTTCCCCTGATAGCAATGAATTATATTCATTAATGTCACCTCCTAAAAAATCAGAGTCCGGATGCCAAGCCTGGCGTACCGCTGCCGGAAAATAGACATCCAATGGGATCTTGTACGAGGACAAACCTACTGTACAaaggcttagggggcgttcacactaccgtcggtgtccgacatgtagtgtccgctcctagtgtccgctcaaaatctgtcacggacactaggagcgggcactagatgtgtccgtgacacctgtcattcacttgaatgggcatcgggtgcgttcttttgcactccgtgcccgtcctttcctgtcc includes the following:
- the BCL2L10 gene encoding bcl-2-like protein 10, whose product is MSEQLEEETRVLVEDYIQRSLGNDGPQPPSPLAESLWRVAQEVHLGNSAFFKSCEELDVEPCTILQRVAREMALEGGLNWGRIIVLIVFAGTLAQRHRKRQAGTPRELAGVLSQFLVREHSDWFQESGGWEGFQKFCNKKGNHQGPDNSHFSNALMAAAGVGLAGLVFLLAVR